A window of Candidatus Bathyarchaeota archaeon contains these coding sequences:
- a CDS encoding cation:proton antiporter: MRFLRFSIILLLLVIFSRFYFTEGSSNEDSSYLYGQVIETSGGSIRPLVHARVSVYNEGFVTQTWTLRNGTYSIALDPGKYTVEVQRSNYITKRIHIVLEPNSTLKLDIHLELSISPFVVTILLKDLPDGVYPKMHLDGLFHGHVMNGTELMFRGVSFHIIEINEIISDNIKYVPKDPIFHIYGEKDAVSFIFLPSFNVNSTTHPWINNWYANGEIIHLEARNIIEFDNSTRLIFDGWNKEGEIIKENPVDIEVFSSFQIDAQYRKQYLLSINSERSSTKGSGWHDEVSIVNISIAETEVGALPLKYKFVGWRGDLVSQNASTNILMDGPKEVWAEWEIIQFLEVRRPDPIYRAIITISLLIFAAKILGSIFSRFELPEVLGELFAGVILGPYAIGSLLFFGDPIMELNEYVLGFAEIGAILLLFIAGLQISFSDFKAVGSQSIIVGTFGVIIPFLSGLYILQLLDYPWGVTLLVAATLTATSIAITLRTLESMGELASIEGKIMINSAVIDDVLGLVVLAVVISIVTPGMSFTPYDIFWILFRTIAFWLILLGIMLKLAPRIIGVASRWRARGSIEAIATSICFGSAVIASIIGISPLVGAFAAGMALASSKVIVRVRDYIDKLGLLFSPIFFAVIGAQFNIRLLNFEVFWIILILIAIAIASKIIGCGFPAVAMLRNMKKGMRVGIGMISRGEIGLIIAGIGVTTGIMSQSLYGAVVTMVIVTTILAPIALKWTYNKKEEKSPNILNE; encoded by the coding sequence ATAATGAAGGATTTGTAACTCAAACCTGGACTTTACGAAATGGAACCTATTCTATTGCCCTTGATCCAGGAAAATATACCGTTGAAGTCCAACGGAGTAATTACATAACTAAAAGAATTCACATAGTTCTCGAACCAAATTCAACATTAAAACTTGATATTCATTTGGAATTGAGTATCTCGCCTTTTGTTGTTACTATCTTGCTAAAAGATCTCCCAGATGGGGTTTATCCAAAGATGCATCTTGATGGCCTTTTCCATGGTCATGTTATGAATGGAACTGAACTCATGTTCAGAGGGGTTTCGTTTCATATTATAGAGATTAATGAAATAATCTCAGATAATATCAAGTATGTTCCAAAAGATCCAATCTTCCATATATATGGAGAAAAAGATGCAGTTTCATTTATATTTCTACCATCATTCAACGTTAACTCAACTACACATCCTTGGATAAACAATTGGTACGCCAATGGGGAAATAATACATCTAGAAGCCAGGAATATTATTGAGTTTGATAATTCAACGAGATTGATCTTCGATGGGTGGAATAAAGAAGGAGAGATTATAAAAGAAAATCCTGTGGATATTGAAGTATTTTCAAGTTTCCAGATTGATGCTCAGTATAGAAAGCAATATCTTCTATCAATTAATTCAGAAAGGAGTTCTACAAAAGGTAGTGGATGGCATGATGAAGTATCTATAGTCAACATCTCTATAGCGGAAACTGAGGTTGGTGCTTTACCTCTTAAGTATAAGTTCGTCGGTTGGAGGGGTGATCTAGTAAGTCAAAATGCTTCAACCAATATTCTGATGGATGGACCAAAGGAGGTATGGGCAGAATGGGAGATAATTCAGTTTCTTGAAGTGAGAAGACCAGATCCGATTTATAGAGCCATAATAACTATTAGTCTACTAATTTTTGCGGCTAAAATATTAGGAAGTATTTTTTCAAGATTTGAATTACCAGAAGTTCTGGGCGAATTATTTGCTGGTGTTATTTTAGGTCCTTATGCTATAGGCAGTTTACTTTTTTTCGGCGATCCTATCATGGAATTAAATGAATATGTCTTAGGTTTTGCAGAGATCGGTGCAATACTCCTTCTCTTTATTGCTGGGTTACAGATCAGCTTTAGTGATTTTAAAGCTGTAGGGTCGCAGTCAATTATCGTCGGTACATTTGGTGTAATAATCCCTTTCTTATCTGGATTATATATTCTACAATTATTAGATTATCCTTGGGGGGTCACTCTTCTTGTTGCTGCAACACTTACAGCAACAAGTATCGCAATCACACTGAGGACCTTAGAAAGCATGGGTGAGCTTGCTTCTATTGAAGGAAAAATAATGATAAATTCGGCTGTTATCGATGATGTATTAGGATTAGTTGTACTCGCTGTAGTGATCTCCATTGTAACACCTGGAATGTCGTTTACTCCTTACGATATATTTTGGATTCTCTTTCGCACAATCGCTTTCTGGCTGATCTTGTTGGGAATAATGCTAAAATTAGCACCTCGGATTATTGGAGTGGCATCGAGATGGAGGGCCAGAGGTTCGATTGAAGCGATAGCCACATCGATCTGTTTTGGAAGTGCTGTAATAGCATCGATCATAGGCATATCTCCCTTGGTTGGAGCTTTTGCGGCTGGCATGGCATTGGCAAGTTCTAAGGTAATAGTCAGAGTTAGGGATTACATAGATAAATTGGGATTGCTTTTCTCCCCAATTTTCTTTGCGGTTATCGGAGCTCAGTTCAATATCAGATTATTGAATTTTGAGGTTTTTTGGATAATTCTAATTTTAATAGCTATCGCTATAGCTAGCAAGATTATAGGATGCGGGTTCCCAGCAGTTGCTATGCTTAGAAATATGAAAAAGGGGATGAGGGTCGGAATTGGTATGATCTCACGAGGGGAAATAGGGTTAATAATCGCAGGTATTGGGGTAACAACTGGAATTATGAGTCAAAGTCTGTACGGTGCAGTAGTGACTATGGTAATAGTAACCACAATATTAGCGCCAATTGCATTAAAATGGACATATAACAAGAAAGAGGAAAAGAGCCCAAACATTCTTAATGAGTAG